Proteins from a genomic interval of Nostoc sp. TCL240-02:
- a CDS encoding peptidase domain-containing ABC transporter, whose amino-acid sequence MVQNLSDSSVSLEQFSNILGYSLSETEFQRCLQQVKFLNPKVGKFWQGTDVEPGIYIVIANKVRLLDNAGELIATLESGTSFGEFTLFPEAEFKPYAARASINLQLCFIPGELLRSLMANHPQIREHLWQEALSRNSLQIDSDNSPQTAMSTTGCAYASNSTLSHNHSIDILSTASPQPHQKKISKAYFPNPSQRVGHLWQRVTQRYPFFAQQSASDCGAACLVMVSRYWGKRFSVNRLRDIANVDRNGASLRGLLTAAESLGFATRPVKASLKQLAKQKLPVIAHWEGKHYIVVYEITPKHVIVADPAIGQRTLSHAEFQADWTGYTLLLQPTAMLKDTKETSTPFWQFFELLKPHGLVMLEVFIASVFIQIFGLITPLFTQLILDRVVVQRSELTLTAVGIGLLIFNLFRVAMIGLRQYLLDHTANRIDLALIVGFIRHTLRLPLSFFESRYVGDIISRVQENRKIQRFLSGEALSILLDLLTVFIYVGLMFWYSWKMALLALVIVPPFALLALIATPFLQRISREIFNAITNESSYLIEALTGIRTVKATAVEHTVRWHWEELLNKEIKTNFSGQVISNRLQIFSNGIQAVVTTTLLWFGAYLVIQNQLTIGQLVAFNMLLGNIITPFQRLIVLWNQLQEVVIAVERINDVLDTEPEEDLQHQTRQNLLHIKGNIRFENVIFRYHPDSDINILENLNFEVKSGQMIALVGRSGSGKTTLSKLVLGLYPPTDGKVMIDGQDISSISLRSLRQEVGVVDQDTFLFGGTIRENISLGYPGAPLAEVIEAGKLAGADDFIKKLPMGYETQIGEGGGLLSGGQRQRIAIARALLGNPRLLILDEATSHLDTESERIIQQNLNTILKGRTTLVIAHRLSTVQNADMILVLDRGMLIESGTHEELMAKRGHYFYLNQQQLQGIA is encoded by the coding sequence ATGGTGCAAAATCTATCAGATTCGTCAGTGTCTCTGGAACAGTTCAGCAATATTTTGGGGTATTCGCTTTCCGAGACAGAATTTCAGCGTTGTCTCCAACAAGTTAAATTCCTCAACCCAAAGGTTGGTAAATTCTGGCAAGGAACTGACGTTGAACCAGGTATTTACATTGTGATTGCTAATAAGGTGAGGTTGCTCGACAACGCAGGTGAGTTGATCGCAACTTTGGAGAGCGGGACTTCATTTGGGGAATTTACCTTATTTCCAGAAGCTGAGTTCAAGCCTTATGCTGCTAGAGCTTCGATAAATTTGCAGTTGTGCTTTATTCCGGGTGAATTGTTGCGGTCATTGATGGCTAATCATCCCCAAATTCGAGAGCATTTATGGCAAGAGGCACTATCCCGTAATTCTCTACAAATAGATTCAGATAACTCTCCACAAACGGCGATGTCTACGACGGGCTGCGCCTACGCATCAAATTCCACCCTTAGCCATAATCATAGTATAGATATTTTGTCAACGGCTTCCCCACAGCCGCATCAGAAAAAGATTAGTAAAGCCTATTTTCCTAACCCCAGCCAGCGAGTTGGGCATTTATGGCAACGAGTAACTCAGCGTTATCCGTTTTTTGCCCAGCAGAGTGCATCGGATTGTGGTGCAGCTTGTTTGGTAATGGTGTCTCGCTATTGGGGTAAACGCTTTAGTGTCAATCGTTTGCGAGATATCGCTAATGTAGACCGAAATGGTGCATCCTTGCGGGGGTTATTGACAGCAGCGGAAAGCCTTGGCTTTGCTACACGGCCTGTAAAGGCTAGTCTTAAGCAGTTGGCAAAGCAAAAATTGCCCGTTATTGCCCACTGGGAAGGCAAGCATTACATTGTAGTCTACGAAATTACCCCTAAACACGTTATTGTTGCAGACCCCGCCATTGGTCAACGCACCTTGAGTCATGCAGAATTTCAAGCTGACTGGACTGGTTATACACTGCTGTTGCAACCGACAGCTATGCTCAAGGATACCAAAGAAACTTCTACTCCTTTTTGGCAATTTTTTGAATTGCTCAAGCCTCATGGTTTGGTGATGCTAGAAGTATTTATTGCTTCGGTATTTATCCAAATATTTGGACTCATTACCCCACTTTTTACCCAGTTAATTTTAGACCGCGTAGTCGTACAGCGATCCGAACTCACTTTAACAGCGGTGGGGATAGGATTACTAATATTTAATCTTTTTCGTGTAGCAATGATCGGGTTGCGGCAATATCTGCTAGACCACACAGCAAATCGCATAGACTTGGCGCTAATTGTTGGGTTTATTCGCCATACTCTACGACTACCTTTAAGTTTTTTTGAGTCCCGTTATGTGGGAGATATTATCTCTCGCGTTCAAGAAAACCGCAAAATTCAACGCTTCTTATCAGGTGAGGCATTGTCTATTTTACTAGATTTACTCACCGTCTTTATCTATGTAGGATTAATGTTCTGGTACAGTTGGAAAATGGCGCTATTAGCTCTAGTAATTGTACCGCCTTTTGCCTTACTGGCATTGATCGCCACACCTTTTTTACAAAGGATTTCTAGAGAAATATTTAATGCTATCACTAATGAGAGTAGTTATCTAATCGAAGCTCTTACTGGTATCCGAACTGTGAAAGCTACCGCCGTAGAACATACAGTACGTTGGCATTGGGAAGAGTTATTAAATAAGGAGATTAAAACTAACTTTTCTGGGCAAGTTATCAGCAATCGACTGCAAATTTTCAGTAATGGAATACAGGCAGTTGTAACTACTACTTTGCTTTGGTTTGGGGCATACTTGGTTATTCAAAACCAGTTAACTATTGGGCAATTAGTGGCATTTAATATGCTATTAGGCAATATTATTACGCCTTTCCAGCGCTTAATCGTGTTGTGGAATCAATTGCAAGAAGTAGTAATTGCAGTGGAACGTATTAATGATGTACTAGATACAGAACCAGAGGAAGATTTACAACACCAGACACGACAAAACTTACTACATATTAAAGGAAATATTCGCTTTGAAAATGTCATATTCCGCTATCATCCAGACAGTGATATCAATATTCTGGAAAATCTCAATTTTGAAGTAAAGTCGGGTCAAATGATAGCACTGGTAGGTCGCAGTGGTTCTGGAAAAACTACTCTTTCCAAATTAGTTTTAGGCTTATATCCTCCAACCGATGGCAAAGTGATGATTGATGGACAGGATATTAGCAGTATTTCTTTACGTTCCTTACGTCAAGAGGTTGGAGTAGTCGATCAAGATACTTTTTTATTTGGCGGAACTATTCGAGAAAATATTAGCTTAGGGTATCCTGGTGCGCCTTTAGCAGAAGTTATCGAGGCTGGAAAATTAGCGGGTGCTGATGATTTTATTAAGAAATTACCGATGGGTTACGAAACCCAAATTGGTGAAGGTGGAGGGCTATTATCTGGTGGACAAAGACAGCGGATAGCTATTGCCAGAGCCTTATTAGGTAATCCACGATTGCTAATTTTAGATGAGGCAACTTCCCATTTAGACACCGAGTCAGAAAGAATTATTCAGCAAAATTTAAACACAATTCTTAAGGGAAGAACTACGTTAGTAATCGCTCATCGTCTTTCTACTGTGCAGAATGCGGATATGATTTTAGTGCTAGACCGAGGCATGTTGATTGAAAGCGGAACTCATGAAGAATTAATGGCGAAGCGAGGGCATTATTTTTACCTTAATCAACAGCAGTTACAAGGGATAGCTTGA
- a CDS encoding helix-turn-helix domain-containing protein has protein sequence MSHYQTKTDTKYSGNFDGKYLTPFQRKMLQKSLQENIPESYRQRIEIMLLTDEGKSQTTICQILGCCPATARHWMYIARTGMAHQWQDCAIGRPKAVNEEYLGRLKELVSNSPRDYGYSFRCWTGNWLSQHLAKDLGIRVSGQHINRLLKQMGLSIRPKPITAEKNTIEKAGGSKILIGDLKPANTPDNTEFLPINFAKLGTDSNIHGAKSIRFVSVSGTVQQYFGVFAFRDRISALSPTS, from the coding sequence ATGTCACACTACCAAACGAAAACTGACACTAAATATTCAGGAAATTTTGATGGTAAGTATTTAACGCCTTTTCAGCGTAAAATGCTACAAAAAAGCTTACAAGAAAATATACCTGAGTCTTACCGTCAGCGTATCGAAATTATGCTACTGACAGATGAGGGCAAATCTCAAACCACGATTTGTCAGATATTAGGGTGCTGTCCAGCAACAGCCAGGCATTGGATGTATATAGCGCGCACTGGTATGGCGCATCAATGGCAGGATTGTGCAATTGGTCGCCCTAAAGCAGTAAATGAGGAATATTTAGGGCGTTTAAAAGAACTTGTCAGTAATAGTCCTCGCGATTACGGCTATTCTTTTCGATGTTGGACAGGTAACTGGTTGAGTCAACATTTGGCAAAAGACCTAGGAATTCGGGTAAGTGGTCAACACATTAATCGACTGCTCAAGCAAATGGGGTTATCAATTAGACCAAAACCTATCACTGCTGAGAAGAACACGATAGAAAAAGCGGGGGGTTCCAAAATTTTAATTGGCGACCTCAAGCCAGCAAATACACCAGATAATACTGAATTTTTGCCTATTAATTTTGCAAAATTAGGAACAGACTCAAACATTCATGGTGCAAAATCTATCAGATTCGTCAGTGTCTCTGGAACAGTTCAGCAATATTTTGGGGTATTCGCTTTCCGAGACAGAATTTCAGCGTTGTCTCCAACAAGTTAA